The DNA segment aattcataATTACCAAAAGCTTGTTTTCGCAACTCCAATGGCGAACGCAATCAGATCGATAAAACGGCAAGTGAATGTATATCACGTGTGAATAGAGACATAATGAAAGTTTTAATAATCcaaatcatccaaatgatgTTTGATATGCTTCATATTCTTTTTTCCTTGCAAAATAAGGCTACAGAAGTTTGCGAATTTATCCAAAAGACCAACCATTCCGATAACATCTCATGCGCTACATTAAGAATGAACGGGTCTACAATATTAGGTTCATTGAGGAGGTAAAAATCGTGCCAAATATTACGTGCAAAGTAGGTAGTAAATAAGTGAGTGAGACTAAACAAGCATTCCTTGAATAGTGACATTCATTGAATATGAAGTGAACGAAAATCTGTACTGCACTATCATAACTAATTGAACCCCGTTAATAACGTCGATCAACACTGTAcatattttgttgtaaaattgtGAGGCCAATAAAAACCAAATTTACATAGATAAATATGCTGGTGCTCTAATTGTCGAAACATGAAGAAATACTTAGACGCTATAATGCTTTGTCTCGtagtatagtcgtcaactcgtacgacttaacaacatgctcgtcaatccccaaatggaccgtgactatcctgctatggtggaaaatcaattagtcactgaaagcccaTTAATGTTAATTGGTTAATTGGCCCATTAAGAAGCCCACAaatggtacaggcaggccttgaccgacaacggttgttgagccaaagaagaagatgataaTGCCTATTAACATACATTTTCTTTGCTCTTATCCTGCAACACTGACACTGGGGGCTTGCTGAAAATTCAACCATCCAACCAAAGTTCAACCGTTGAGATTATCAGTATGTTATTTTACTTCAATCATCAAGTTTACAGCTATTGTATGTTTTCCTCTATGTCGAAATATGACTGAAGTATCCTGCAATACCTGCGTCTGCACCCATATGCTTTTACTGTTAATCCGTTTGAAACCTGCTGaactgggtttttttttctcaaaaattagtgtacaggcggtccccgagatacacggtacctcttatacgcggattcggagatacgcagttttctaaatttgacaattctttgagcaaattgtactgatttgacacatcaattgcaaattgccaaatacataatttccgttttgatcgaatgttaaaaactatttcaaaaggtttaaaacagttatattcagtcagaatcatatcaaataattcataaagtgactaaaaccgccccctacttgcaaaattacacgaaaatttgtgatattttagctggaaatcacgagattcgacttacgcggaaattcgagatatgcggtattttgcggccattttcggtccccattaaccgtgtatctcggggaccgcctgtataatATAGTTACAGTGAAGCGCcatttatccgggtaccttttatccgacTATCcatttatccgtgctgttgagaaatgacagttcaatacaaagatgACTTAAGTCATAATTAAGCAAATTTGCTTTGTGAggagaatatttgaaaaaaaaaggttatcagagcacattgtcataacaaaaaacactataattcattgcaaatttcaaatattctctttggaaaaacataaagttaataaaaaaaattgctagtttgtatcaaaacataagataAATTTCAAACGAAAATCAAGAATATGTGCTTAAATATATtctttgactcattatccgtgttattcgcatatccggcCGAGGTCAAGTCCTGATGAGCCCGGacaaacggcgctccactgtatattCTTTGATTCCATGCTAATTTTTTACTAGCTCTCCGAAATCTCCCATGGTAGACTaaagtctttccccgagttacgcgaataatgcgttccggagacatcCGGTAACTCGGAATTtagcgtatgtcgaatatcacgttttcCAGCCAAACTATGCTTGATTTATAATGATTTTGgattgaatttagttcatttatgtaatttatcaCGTATTTGATGCAATTGGTCTACaccagctgtgtcaaactcatttcaccagagggccgcaagtacagattttcagtgattcgcgggccgcaaagttgagaataaaaaatatacctcaatatttatataaaatactgtaaaatcattattgttaaacaaattgactttttatACTCCTCGCTTCAaatctggaatcgtttctgGAAATATTTGCCTGcaattttttgacagttcaagagaaaaattgtaataaatcgtgtttaaacatgagttttcgctaatttccaagtCCCAAATGTTCTGGTggtatattcatttcttataacaagaacccgttgtttatgaataattttgttaaattacgataattttatccgACGCAGATTCGTGGTCTCGGTTGTTCTGTACGTACGTGTAGAATAAGTTTGTTAGACGATATGGGAACATTAATgttaatttagaaaaatatAGCGACACAATgattgttcttctctggaaaattgaatacacTTCGACAAATAGTAAGAAGagatttttggtttgcagTTCTTACAGCActtctcaaaatattctcgcgggccgcattcatTGTCCACgtgggccgcatgcggcccgcgggccgccagtttgacatacctggtCTACACAAATCGgttacttctttttttaattgatttaaaactgttgacaaaaaaatgcaaattgatTGCacaaaattgattattttaggtttatttttgtttgccataCACATCACATTTAATTgctatacagtggagcgccgtttatccgggcttctcgggacttaacctcgcccggataagcgaaaaacacggataatgagtcaaatgatatgttttatcaccaattcttGATTaggttttggaaaattttcttagtttttgataaaataacccagtttttattaacatcatgtttttccaatgagaatatgtaaaattttcaatgaattatagtattttttgttatgccaATGTGCTCCTATAACCGCTTTTtaaaatatcctcctcataacgcaatgtcacttttgtattgaactgtcatttctcaacagcacggataaacggaaagccggataaaaggtacccgggtAAACGGCACTCCACTGtatattgttttgattgtccAAACTAACCAACCGAGGCTATTTGGAGATtttaagaaaaagaaaacatttatgCGCTGATATGTGCCGACTATTTATGGTCGCGGTCAGTTGACtgcaatatttaataataGTTCCTAGGCAACATTCGATTGCAGGAGAGTAAATCAGTAAATAATATGACATGTATGACCCACACAGGCAGTGAGATTCTGTATTGCTAGGCTGTACTTTGCTCTAATTGAGGGAAGTATTTCGAAGCCGATGTTCTTCATTTGATACAGGTCATTGGCAATATCATAAGCTTCAACGAAATTCTGAAagaacaaaattaaatgatgTTCAATTGTGTTAATATTCACATCAATGGAAAAGATACGCGTTATGCAATATTACCTGATTATCCTTGAATTCGCAGTAAATGAAATTCAAATCAGTAGCCAGATGACGAACGCAATTGTAAGTATTATTCCAGGCGTCTTGGCAATGGCACGCAGCATCAACAGTACACAACTGTAGTCTGTCTTGCGCTGCCCATGGGCATTCGGGGTTATACGTTTCCAAGGATCCTTCTCCCCAGTATTCTACCAGTAGTTGTCTTTCAATTAACACATCTGCATCACTGTGCAGTGGCAATGGTTGGCCATCTAAGAAGGAAGGCAGTTCTAGATTGGCAAGCTGCAGGATCGTGGGCACGATGTCTAGCAATGCAACGGCTGACTCTTGGACTGCTTTCGGTTTGATTGTAGGTCCTCTTACGAATAAAGGTACCCTAATATCCGTCTCATAGGGTTGCCGTTTATCATAGGCTTGGGAGAATTGCCCTgcaatattaatatttataatacTAAAATTCATTCGCAATCGATCACAAGAAAAACTATACCTAAATGAAAACCATTGTCGGAGGTGTAAAATATAAATGTTTTTTCCAATAATTTCTTTTCACGTAAAATGTTCACAATGTTCTCCACCATATTATCAACTGCCATCAGTGTTTGCCATCTCTTACGGTGAATCGTGTCCATCTCATCCAGGAACTTTAATGGCAATGTGGAAGGTTCCATAGTTAATAGCCAATGTTTTTCTAATTCAAGAGAGGGTAAAATAAACGAATGAGAATTTTTAATACGAACTTTCGAGTACCTGAACCATCGACATTACGTAATGGACTGGAAGATATGTTGAAATTCGGCGTTTGTATTGCTTTGACATTGGGGAAAAGATCTTTGTGCCTGTCTGCAGGTGTGAATGGGGCATGTGGAGCAGGAGGTGTTACCATCGCAAAAAAATGCCGATCTGCTCTTAAGTTCTTCAGGAAGTTTACCGTTTTAGTATCCTacaattaaaatgtattagTTTAGAGAAAATTAGTATCATTACCGAGATGAGTGTACGTATTAACACTCCTATAATACCCCTTACCAAGtaatcagtaaaatattcattGGTATAAGTGGCCACTTTACCATTTTCAGTGACGGTAAAGTTGTAGTATCGCGAATTCCCATGTAAACCAAACCACTGAGACCATCCCGGTGGAATACTTGCTGAAAAATACTCGTTTAAATACTTCCCAGCGAAAAATGTGTCATATCCAGCATGAGATAACCAAACGGGGAGAGTCGCCGGTTCAATCGTTTCACGCCAAACACGTCCATAACAGCCGCCGGAACGAGAGTTGTTCTTTGTTTGGTGGTTGTGAGCATATTTTCCCGTCAGAATTGAACTTCGTGACGGGCAACAAATCGGAGATGTTGTAAACTGCAATAAACGCATAGAAAGTACAGTGCATCTCATACCCACACCACAGTAAGGAAAAGGCTGTTGCTTACTGCATTGACAAAGGTCATTCCTTCATTTGCGATGTGTTCAAGAGTTTTGGCCATTGGGGTCTGAAAATTAAACGCTCACATTGCTTTTATTCATCCTTTAGATTGTAACCGAAGATACCTACCATGCCATTCAGCATGATGTCTTGGTCATCAGTAACTATAACTAAGAAGTTGTATCCTGAATCGCTATTTACATCGGCACTTATCGAACCAAAACAGACAACAACCAATGAACAGTACGCGAATGTATACATTTTAAAACGCGGATTTATTCGTTTGTTACATTAATTAGGGGGTTGACACTATTCAATGAGCCACCGATGGCATCAATTCCAAACCAACACATTCCTGTGCAAACCGCACACCCACGATGAACAGTGATGCACTTTTAACCAGAGCCCTGTGAAGTAAAAAATGATAATAGACTAATGTTAAAGAGTGTCAAATGCACACTTGCATAAATGCTTACCATTTGTATTCATCGTTATATATGTTTTTGAAGAATCCAACGAATCCTGAAGATGTCTGCACCATTTTTGTATTCCTCACACggttcttttgctttcgtaaACTTACAGAATAATTAGATACGTTTTCTCTGTAAATTTCCTGTAAGCGCGTGGTGATTGCTGCGATTATTTTCGATGTTTTCCCCACTGGAATAACTGAAGCTGTCAAAAAGCATCAAAATATTGCTGCATGGGTAATTCCAATTGAACGTCATTTTTGCTGCATGGACTATTCTATAAGCGAATGAAATAGCGCCGCAGAATTTACATAACAGAATATTACAAATTTTTCAGAGCAACAGAAAACccataaattgcaacaaatatTAAAGTGGTTTATTCCATCCAACACACAATTGAGCATGACGTGTATCGTAGTTACACGTTGCATATTATAGTAGATGTTTACTACTTTAGATTAAGATGTAAAAGCTTTTCTTTTACGGTCCTTTCAATGTTGTTCATATATTTTAAACGTATGATAGCTTCCTTAGCGCCATCCAAATCATTGGCTTTAAAGTGTTGGACTAGCTTTAAATTCAGATGTTCAATATTTACAGATACATTTGAAGCTATATTTTTTAGTTCATCGGCAGTTTCTGCATCCTCCACTGATTCATTTAAATCCATCATTGCTAAGAGAAATTCTTTATCAAGTGATGTATTGTCTTCAGATATAGTTACTCCATTAAGCGTTAGTAAATATTTGCCCCTCTCAATGGACTTGGAAAGTGTTTTGTACGCTTTGTTAACTAAAGAGCTCCATTCTAATGCGATTGCCTTTTCATGCTCTGATTTCTGAGCAAACTTGTCTGGATGTATCATACTTTGGATATGGCGATAGTTCTGTACGAGTTTCAAAGTGTCTATGTTGAAATCTTTCTTCAGTTTCAATAGTTCGAAGTAGTCCTAAAATTGTGCATAAATCAGATTAATAATAAATCCACACTATTTGGTTCATCAGGATTGTCTTTAAAAAGTTAGTTACTTCTTTTTCAGCCGACTCGCGTAACACACCGCacgaagcacaaaaaaacgtaTTGTTAATATCTGAACTGCTACATTTCCAGCATTGTTTTCCGGCAGCAGACTGGGATCTGCAACGAAGGTTTGTCAAGTGCAACCATTTTTCCGTTCCACGTTTTAAATGAGTCCGCAACATCGTAGCTTCCTAAAGTACTGAAGCACAGCTTAAATATGAGAATGTAGAAGCTGTCCTTGGAGTAATTTTGAATCATACAAAAGTAAAACTATTCTGCTCAGATGTACGTTCACACAacgtaaataaacaaatctgTATTCACAAATTAGTTCGAAGTCCAGTCATGACATTTCCCTACACTAATACAAACATCGGTTAGGGCAGCGCTCTGGCAGCAATCAAGCAAGAAATCAGACTTGATATATAACAttaccaaggtggattaaaaatatcaggtggtggaatctagagcattttgacaattcgtcccttgacgtaaggtccccaagattcaaactttgttaagatttatttaatttgttcatataatttatctgccctattttttctattaaatattcttttaaaatatattttaggCTTTGAGAGTTcatattaaacattaaaacatagaTTTAAGTGTAGATTTAAGATTTATTTCatgttattccgtgaatttattctataattctttgtgttttcaAGATTTTTGAGGATAAAAACTAAGAAGTCATttagtttttcaattttaacatttattcCTCCTTATTTACGAGCCGCATGTATGATTTATGTGCGATAAGAAttcttactcacatgattttacaCTTCATGcctaaacaaatcatcaaatcttttgttaatatacaGTGGAgtgccgtttatccgggtatcttttatccggctttccgtttatccgtgctgttgagaaatgacagttcaatacaaaagtgacattgggttatgaggaggatatttgaaatagCGGTTATaggagcacattgtcataacaaaaaacactataattcatagcaaagtttaaaaattctctttcgaaaaacatgaagttaataaaaactgggttgtttttatcaaaaaataagaaaaatttcaaaaaaaaataaccaggaattggtgataaaatatatcatttgactcattatccgtgttattcgcttatccgggcgaagCTAACCCATATAACCAAATCGGtcttaacccactgtaaagccacttcaaacccacgtgggtttgtggtggtcgattcagtcgttaacccaccaaattttagaacaatcggagctgtcAGTTCCGATCATATGTATTGACCTAGCACGCGCTTGGCCCACCTTTTCCAAGCATGTTGACGAGGAAAATGTGGATCAAGAGCGGGCTAGGGTAAATATGCTTAACAGGATTTTAACACATCGATTGCTTTAactcattcacttacatcacaGCATAACTTCGTCAACATTTTAAATCTAAAAACTGtgcactgaccagcgaaatggaTGAGTCCATTTgcatgtaaacaaacacacacaaatatgttttacaataaacaaacttaaacaaCGTTTCATTGCttcctttgcacaattaaacatattttgggATGGAAAATGTTTAGCAAATGAATTACCCGTGTATAAAAACTTACTTTCACAACACTGAAGTGGCCGCTTCTGCGGCCATATggtttaacccaccaaactgacagTGCTTTAGCTTTGTTTCAtgcaactggatttttagtacaggaaattggtggcgttttcggtatcaTGGTTATTTGggaagtcccgagaagcccgaataaacggcgctccactgtatctCACTCTTTCAATAACATccatagacacacaaaaatgcacgtagtaacaaagaaatattttctatttgctatgctttgtgtgcggaaatcATTGGTTGACGGTTTTAAAGTGACgcaaagtccctcaactatggcgaccccctaggtggatttaaaaatatcaggtggtggactctagtgcattttgacaattcgtcacttgacgtaaggtcccaaGGATTCAAACTATTCATTCAAAAACTATTCAAAAGGATTaattttgttcatataatatatctaccccattttttcgattaaatattatttaaaaatatattttggactttacGAGTTCTTATATAACATAAGAACATGGattaaaatgtgttattttgatgataaaaattaagatatcattatttttttcaattttcacattgattCCTCATTCTTTACGAGCCGTATGGACAATTTGTGTGagatcccaagcgccacagattaagcttaaacgactggaaaattgaatatccatagaaaaaaaatgaaagctccactgCTTcgttggtttgatcaatagatggcgtattacaactcatcattatattgctatccttttcttgcaatgtgtttcgacaagtttcatcttatcatgacctatatagccttctgactttccgagcaaaaatctttatgaatggtcgtgtggtcagatacgtgggtatcaacaccaacgaccattactcaaatctcacttgcttcagtactggtggtttccgttggagtttagtatttaaacaagcgtatcgccgttctagttctagcgatgcataacttcaatgcggaaccatacaacagtacagaggaaatgagaaagctctcct comes from the Anopheles coluzzii chromosome 2, AcolN3, whole genome shotgun sequence genome and includes:
- the LOC120950685 gene encoding N-acetylglucosamine-6-sulfatase-like isoform X1, with protein sequence MYTFAYCSLVVVCFGSISADVNSDSGYNFLVIVTDDQDIMLNGMTPMAKTLEHIANEGMTFVNAFTTSPICCPSRSSILTGKYAHNHQTKNNSRSGGCYGRVWRETIEPATLPVWLSHAGYDTFFAGKYLNEYFSASIPPGWSQWFGLHGNSRYYNFTVTENGKVATYTNEYFTDYLDTKTVNFLKNLRADRHFFAMVTPPAPHAPFTPADRHKDLFPNVKAIQTPNFNISSSPLRNVDGSEKHWLLTMEPSTLPLKFLDEMDTIHRKRWQTLMAVDNMVENIVNILREKKLLEKTFIFYTSDNGFHLGQFSQAYDKRQPYETDIRVPLFVRGPTIKPKAVQESAVALLDIVPTILQLANLELPSFLDGQPLPLHSDADVLIERQLLVEYWGEGSLETYNPECPWAAQDRLQLCTVDAACHCQDAWNNTYNCVRHLATDLNFIYCEFKDNQNFVEAYDIANDLYQMKNIGFEILPSIRAKYSLAIQNLTACVGHTCHIIY
- the LOC120950685 gene encoding N-acetylglucosamine-6-sulfatase-like isoform X2, encoding MYTFAYCSLVVVCFGSISADVNSDSGYNFLVIVTDDQDIMLNGMTPMAKTLEHIANEGMTFVNAFTTSPICCPSRSSILTGKYAHNHQTKNNSRSGGCYGRVWRETIEPATLPVWLSHAGYDTFFAGKYLNEYFSASIPPGWSQWFGLHGNSRYYNFTVTENGKVATYTNEYFTDYLDTKTVNFLKNLRADRHFFAMVTPPAPHAPFTPADRHKDLFPNVKAIQTPNFNISSSPLQKHWLLTMEPSTLPLKFLDEMDTIHRKRWQTLMAVDNMVENIVNILREKKLLEKTFIFYTSDNGFHLGQFSQAYDKRQPYETDIRVPLFVRGPTIKPKAVQESAVALLDIVPTILQLANLELPSFLDGQPLPLHSDADVLIERQLLVEYWGEGSLETYNPECPWAAQDRLQLCTVDAACHCQDAWNNTYNCVRHLATDLNFIYCEFKDNQNFVEAYDIANDLYQMKNIGFEILPSIRAKYSLAIQNLTACVGHTCHIIY
- the LOC120950687 gene encoding uncharacterized protein LOC120950687 — its product is MVQTSSGFVGFFKNIYNDEYKWALVKSASLFIVGVRFAQECVGLELMPSVAH
- the LOC120950686 gene encoding iron-sulfur cluster co-chaperone protein HscB → MLRTHLKRGTEKWLHLTNLRCRSQSAAGKQCWKCSSSDINNTFFCASCGVLRESAEKEDYFELLKLKKDFNIDTLKLVQNYRHIQSMIHPDKFAQKSEHEKAIALEWSSLVNKAYKTLSKSIERGKYLLTLNGVTISEDNTSLDKEFLLAMMDLNESVEDAETADELKNIASNVSVNIEHLNLKLVQHFKANDLDGAKEAIIRLKYMNNIERTVKEKLLHLNLK